In Humulus lupulus chromosome 6, drHumLupu1.1, whole genome shotgun sequence, a single genomic region encodes these proteins:
- the LOC133783268 gene encoding receptor-like protein 7, producing the protein MENWFLLWVVLLLSHSLTHSSSSSSSPLPSPLCHSAESYALLQFTNSFSINPNMFNIWFNIIMYNPKTVSWKNDTDCCSWDGVLCDPISGHVIGLNLSHSFLEGSFPSNSTIFSLGHLQALILDYNDFYGSPIPSEFGSFANLKRLSFDAANFSGYVPIEISHLSKMTYLTLSINDIILETYVLKRMLQNFTNLKELSLSFVNMSNVDVVSSFMNVSSSLMFLYLESCGLQGKFPEKVFRLPNLQNLSLWDNYDLIGSTPTFNWSSPLGYLSLSSTKISIDLPYLCTSAKSLQSLYLHNCSFVGSSYPIMLTNLTQLVQLTSLGLNYNNFGGQFPLHYLNLHNFIYLGLSGNNFVGKIPELPKTNSTQSPLPKQLESLALSDNLFSGPIPSWIYSIPFLRRLYLSYNNLTGPIKEFQSKFVEDLMLDSNKLNGEIPNSIFQLDKLQWLDLSYNDLDGVVELSKLSMLKNLWSLDLSFNKFIVHSNNFPKNNPFPRLRYLSLASCNISAFPHFLKSMENLQSLQLSHNQIHGRIPEWLWNNGTSSLSDLNISHNFLTNVEQIPFKHLNYLDLRSNIIQGRLPIVPPSLIMFFISNNHLFGEIPSTYCNLNNLTILDLSNNSIHGGIPSCLGNNSSLSVLDLHMNNFSGEIPHDMFENLTDLRSLHFSGNHLEGSLPRSLRKCQNLEVLDVGTNKINDTFPHWLEQLPMLQVLVFKSNRFHGSIGAPKVKHPFRKLQIIDLSDNDFNGRLPTKHFESFTAMMGEHTIGNLTHIGEIRYQDSVIVVMKGFERVLEKILSIFVTIDFSRNNFEGEIPKSIGKLKSLKGLNFNKNKLNGSIPTSLISLSNLEWLDLSSNELVGEIPSQMRDLTQLSYLNLSYNKLVGPIPRGNQFETFNKDLYIGNLELCGLPVSKSCKNGEVQPKNDYGEKHISCHGIFDWKIVMMGYGCGLIIGISVGYMVLYNGRFDYWLSKKFRGGQQQRQEQRRKRNAHLRRSC; encoded by the coding sequence ATGGAAAACTGGTTTCTCCTTTGGGTTGTACTTCTTCTTTCTCATTCTCTAACCcattcatcttcatcttcatcttctccttTGCCTTCTCCCTTGTGTCATTCTGCTGAGAGCTATGCTTTGCTCCAATTCACCAACTCATTTTCCATTAATCCAAATATGTTCAACATCTGGTTCAATATTATCATGTATAATCCAAAAACAGTATCTTGGAAGAATGATACAGATTGTTGTTCATGGGATGGAGTGTTGTGTGATCCTATTTCAGGTCATGTCATTGGCCTTAATTTGAGTCATAGCTTTCTTGAAGGCTCTTTTCCCTCCAACAGTACCATTTTCTCACTAGGCCATCTCCAAGCTTTAATCCTTGACTATAATGATTTCTATGGCTCTCCAATTCCATCTGAGTTTGGCAGTTTTGCCAACTTGAAAAGGCTAAGCTTTGATGCTGCAAATTTCTCTGGCTATGTACCTATCGAAATATCTCACCTCTCTAAAATGACTTATCTCACCCTTTCTATAAATGATATTATTCTGGAGACTTATGTCTTGAAAAGAATGCTTCAAAACTTCACCAATCTCAAGGAACTTTCTTTGTCTTTTGTCAACATGTCTAATGTTGACGTAGTTAGCTCGTTCATGAATGTATCATCTTCTTTGATGTTTCTTTATCTCGAATCCTGTGGATTGCAAGGGAAATTTCCAGAAAAGGTCTTTCGCTTACCAAACCTCCAAAACCTCAGTTTATGGGACAACTATGATCTTATTGGTTCCACGCCTACATTCAATTGGAGCAGTCCACTCGGGTACTTATCACTTTCCAGCACCAAAATCTCTATTGATTTACCATACTTGTGTACAAGTGCCAAGTCTTTGCAGAGTTTGTATCTTCATAATTGTAGTTTTGTAGGATCATCATATCCTATAATGTTGACTAACCTCACTCAATTAGTACAACTCACTTCTTTAGGCCTCAATTACAACAATTTTGGGGGCCAATTCCCGTTGCATTATCTCAATCTTCACAACTTCATCTATTTGGGTCTTTCTGGAAACAATTTCGTTGGTAAGATTCCGGAACTTCCAAAAACAAACTCCACCCAAAGCCCACTACCTAAACAGTTAGAATCCCTCGCCTTATCTGATAACTTGTTCAGTGGACCAATACCTTCTTGGATATATTCCATTCCATTTTTACGTCGTTTATACTTGTCTTATAATAACCTTACTGgcccaattaaagaatttcagTCAAAATTTGTTGAAGACCTAATGTTAGATTCCAATAAACTAAATGGTGAGATTCCAAACTCAATCTTTCAACTAGATAAGCTTCAATGGCTAGATCTCTCATACAATGATTTGGATGGTGTTGTGGAGTTAAGCAAGCTTTCAATGTTAAAAAATCTTTGGAGTCTTGACCTTTCTTTTAACAAATTCATTGTGCACTCGAATAACTTTCCAAAAAATAATCCTTTTCCTCGACTTCGATATTTGAGTTTGGCCTCCTGCAATATTAGTGCATTTCCACATTTTCTTAAAAGCATGGAAAACCTACAAAGCCTACAACTTTCCCACAATCAAATTCACGGCAGAATTCCTGAATGGCTATGGAATAATGGAACAAGTTCGTTGTCTGATTTGAACATTTCTCACAACTTTTTGACAAATGTAGAGCAAATTCCATTTAAACACTTAAATTATTTGGATCTTCGCTCTAACATAATTCAAGGACGTCTTCCAATTGTTCCACCTTCACTGATAATGTTTTTCATCTCAAATAATCATCTATTTGGAGAGATACCATCTACATATTGCAATTTGAATAATTTGACTATCCTTGATTTATCTAACAACAGTATTCATGGAGGAATTCCCTCATGCCTTGGAAATAACTCCTCTCTCTCTGTATTGGATCTGCATATGAATAATTTTAGTGGAGAAATCCCTCATGATATGTTTGAAAATTTAACTGATTTGAGAAGCCTGCATTTTAGTGGCAATCATCTAGAAGGTTCCCTACCACGCTCTTTGCGCAAATGCCAAAACTTGGAAGTTTTAGATGTGGGCACTAACAAGATAAATGATACATTTCCTCATTGGTTGGAACAACTTCCAATGCTTCAAGTTCTTGTCTTCAAATCCAACAGATTCCATGGTTCCATAGGAGCGCCTAAGGTTAAACATCCCTTCCGCAAGTTGCAAATCATAGATCTCTCTGACAATGATTTCAATGGTCGCTTACCAACAAAGCATTTCGAAAGTTTCACGGCTATGATGGGTGAACATACAATCGGTAACTTGACACACATTGGAGAAATTCGTTACCAAGATTCTGTAATTGTGGTAATGAAAGGTTTTGAGCGTGTGCTAGAAAAAATCTTAAGTATTTTCGTAACAATCGATTTTTCTAGAAACAACTTTGAAGGAGAGATTCCAAAGTCGATTGGAAAGTTGAAATCACTTAAAGGGCTCAActtcaataaaaataaactaaatggATCCATTCCAACGTCATTGATTAGTTTGAGTAACCTTGAATGGTTAGATCTCTCTTCAAATGAGCTGGTTGGAGAGATTCCTAGTCAAATGAGAGACTTGACACAACTTTCGTACTTAAACCTTTCATACAATAAATTAGTGGGACCAATACCTCGTGGAAACCAATTTGAAACATTCAACAAAGATTTATATATTGGAAACTTGGAATTATGTGGGCTTCCTGTGTCTAAATCATGTAAAAATGGTGAGGTACAACCAAAAAATGATTATGGTGAGAAACATATCAGCTGTCATGGTATATTTGATTGGAAGATTGTGATGATGGGATATGGATGTGGATTAATAATCGGAATATCAGTGGGATACATGGTGCTTTACAATGGAAGGTTTGATTATTGGTTGAGTAAAAAGTTTAGAGGAGGGCAACAACAAAGACAAGAACAACGTCGCAAAAGAAATGCTCATTTAAGAAGATCATGCTAG